The following proteins are co-located in the Pan troglodytes isolate AG18354 chromosome 5, NHGRI_mPanTro3-v2.0_pri, whole genome shotgun sequence genome:
- the STK19 gene encoding inactive serine/threonine-protein kinase 19 isoform X2: MTGLGLSELPDRQALALKHSGPSDATAAKLSSCLFPCPSPTLPPGPPNAVRLGRTSALRSRLQLPQSSPTSTSAELLRHGRHARDRRMQKWFSAFDDAIIQRQWRANPSRGGGGVSFTKEVDTNVATGAPPRRQRVPGRACPWREPIRGRRGARPGGGDAGGTPGETVRHCSAPEDPIFRFSSLHSYPFPGTIKSWDMSRKRHHLIPETFGVKRRRKRGPVESDPLRGEPGSARAAVSELMQLFPRGLFEDALPPIVLRSQVYSLVPDRTVADRQLKELQEQGEIRIVQLGFDLDAHGIIFTEDYRTRVLKACDGRPYAGAVQKFLASVLPACGDLSFQQDQMTQTFGFRDSEITHLVNAGVLTVRDAGSWWLAVPGAGRFIKYFVKGRQAVLSMVRKAKYRELLLSELLGRRAPVVVRLGLTYHVHDLIGAQLVDCISTTSGTLLRLPET; this comes from the exons ATGACTGGTTTAGGACTAAGCGAGCTGCCTGATCGCCAGGCTCTGGCCTTGAAACATTCAGGCCCCTCAGACGCCACCGCGGCCAAGCTCTCATCCTGCCTCTTTCCTTGCCCTTCACCCACCCTCCCTCCAGGTCCTCCAAATGCAGTGAGGTTAGGAAGGACGTCTGCGCTCAGATCAAGACTCCAGTTACCTCAAAGCTCCCCAACTTCCACCTCCGCAGAGCTATTACGTCATGGCAGGCACGCCAGAGACCGAAGGATGCAAAAGTGGTTTTCTGCTTTCGATGATGCAATCATTCAGCGACAGTGGCGGGCAAACCCCTCCCGGGGCGGGGGAGGTGTGAGCTTCACGAAGGAGGTTGACACCAACGTGGCCACCGGCGCCCCTCCACGCCGCCAACGAGTCCCCGGGCGTGCGTGCCCTTGGAGGGAGCCAATCCGCGGCCGGCGTGGGGCCCGGCCTGGCGGAGGTGATGCTG GAGGGACGCCCGGGGAGACCGTACGTCACTGCTCTGCGCCGGAAGACCCTATTTTCAGGTTCTCTTCCCTCCATTCCTACCCCTTCCCCGGTACCATAAAATCCTGGGATATGAGCCGGAAGAGGCATCACCTGATCCCGGAGACCTTTGGAGTTAAGAGGCGGCGGAAGCGAGGGCCTGTGGAGTCGGATCCTCTTCGGGGTGAGCCAG GGTCGGCGCGCGCGGCTGTCTCAGAACTCATGCAGCTGTTCCCGCGAGGCCTGTTTGAGGACGCGCTGCCGCCCATCGTGCTGAGGAGCCAGGTGTACAGCCTTGTGCCTGACAGGACCGTGGCCGACCGGCAGCTG AAGGAGCTTCAAGAGCAGGGGGAGATCAGAATCGTCCAGCTGGGCTTCGACTTGGATGcccatggaattatcttcactgaGGACTACAGGACCAGA GTCCTCAAGGCCTGTGATGGCCGACCGTATGCTGGGGCAGTGCAGAAATTTCTAGCTTCAGTACTTCCAGCCTGTGGGGACCTTAGTTTCCAGCAGGACCAAATGACACAGACCTTTGGCTTCAGGGACTCAGAAATCAC GCATCTGGTGAATGCTGGAGTCCTCACCGTCCGAGATGCTGGGAGCTGGTGGCTAGCTGTGCCTGGAGCTGGGAGATTCATCAAGTACTTTGTTAAAG GGCGCCAGGCTGTCCTTAGCATGGTCCGGAAGGCAAAGTACCGGGAGCTGCTCCTATCAGAGCTCCTGGGCCGGCGGGCGCCTGTCGTGGTGCGGCTTGGCCTCACCTACCATGTGCACGACCTCATTGGGGCCCAGCTAGTGGACTG CATCTCTACCACTTCAGGAACCCTCCTCCGCCTGCCAGAGACATGA
- the C4A gene encoding complement C4-A precursor translates to MRLLWGLIWASSFFTLSLQKPRLLLFSPSVVHLGVPLSVGVQLQDVPRGQVVKGSVFLRNPSHNNVPCSPKVDFTLSSERDFALLSLQVPLKDAKRCGLHQLLRGPEVQLVAHSPWLKDSLSRTTNIQGINLLFSSRRGHLFLQTDQPIYNPGQRVRYRVFALDQKMRPSTDTITVTVENSHGLRVRKKEVYMPSSIFQDDFVIPDISEPGTWKISARFSDGLESNSSTQFEVKKYVLPNFEVKITPGKPYILTVPGHLDEMQLDIQARYIYGKPVQGVAYVRFGLLDEDGKKTFFRGLESQTKLVNGQSHISLSKAEFQDALEKLNMGITDLQGLRLYVAAAIIESPGGEMEEAELTSWYFVSSPFSLDLSKTKRHLVPGAPFLLQALVREMSGSPASGIPVKVSATVSSPGSVPEVQDIQQNTDGSGQVSISIIMPQTVSELQLSVSAGSPHPAIARLTVAAPPSGGPGFLSIERPDSRPPRVGDTLNLNLRAVGSGATFSHYYYMILSRGQIVFMNREPKRTLTSVSVFVDHHLAPSFYFVAFYYHGDHPVANSLRVDVQAGACEGKLELSVDGAKQYRNGESVKLHLETDSLALVALGALDTALYAAGSKSHKPLNMGKVFEAMNSYDLGCGPGGGDSALQVFQAAGLAFSDGDQWTLSRKRLSCPKEKTTRKKRNVNFQKAINEKLGQYASPTAKRCCQDGVTRLPMMRSCEQRAARVQQPDCREPFLSCCQFAESLRKKSRDKGQAGLQRALEILQEEDLIDEDDIPVRSFFPENWLWRVETVDRFQILTLWLPDSLTTWEIHGLSLSKTKGLCVATPVQLRVFREFHLHLRLPMSVRRFEQLELRPVLYNYLDKNLTVSVHVSPVEGLCLAGGGGLAQQVLVPAGSARPVAFSVVPTAAAAVSLKVVARGSFEFPVGDAVSKVLQIEKEGAIHTEELVYELNPLDHRGRTLEIPGNSDPNMIPDGDFNSYVRVTASDPLDTLGSEGALSPGGVASLLRLPRGCGEQTMIYLAPTLAASRYLDKTEQWSTLPPETKDHAVDLIQKGYMRIQQFRKADGSYAAWLSRDSSTWLTAFVLKVLSLAQEQVGGSPEKLQETSNWLLSQQQADGSFQDLCPVLDRSMQGGLVGNDETVALTAFVTIALHHGLAVFQDEGAEPLKQRVEASISKANSFLGEKASAGHLGAHAAAITAYALTLTKAPADLRGVAHNNLMAMAQETGDNLYWGSVTGSQINAVSPTPAPRNPSDPMPQAPALWIETTAYALLHLLLHEGKAEMADQAAAWLTRQGSFQGGFRSTQDTVIALDALSAYWIASHTTEERGLNVTLSSTGRNGFKSHALQLNNRQIRGLEEELQFSLGSKINVKVGGNSKGTLKVLRTYNVLDMKNTTCQDLQIEVTVKGHVEYTMEANEDYEDYEYDELPAKDDPDAPLQPVTPLQLFEGRRNRRRREAPKVVEEQESRVHYTVCIWRNGKVGLSGMAIADVTLLSGFHALRADLEKLTSLSDRYVSHFETEGPHVLLYFDSVPTSRECVGFEAVQEVPVGLVQPASATLYDYYNPERRCSVFYGAPSKSRLLATLCSAEVCQCAEGKCPRQRRALERGLQDEDGYRMKFACYYPRVEYGFQVKVLREDSRAAFRLFETKITQVLHFTKDVKATANQMRNFLVRASCRLRLEPGKEYLIMGLDGATYDLEGHPQYLLDSNSWIEEMPSERLCRSTRQRAACAQLNDFLQEYGTQGCQV, encoded by the exons ATGAGGCTGCTCTGGGGGCTGATCTGGGCATCCAGCTTCTTCACCTTATCTCTGCAGAAGCCCAG GTTGCTCTTATTCTCTCCTTCTGTGGTTCATCTGGGGGTCCCCCTATCGGTGGGGGTGCAGCTCCAGGATGTGCCCCGAGGACAGGTAGTGAAAGGATCAGTGTTCCTGAGAAACCCATCTCATAATAACGTCCCCTGCTCCCCAAAGGTGGACTTCACCCTTAGCTCAGAAAGAGACTTCGCACTCCTCAGTCTCCAG GTGCCCTTGAAAGATGCGAAGAGGTGTGGCCTCCATCAACTCCTCAGAGGCCCTGAGGTCCAGCTGGTGGCCCATTCGCCATGGCTAAAGGACTCTCTGTCCAGAACGACAAACATCCAGGGTATCAACCTGCTCTTCTCCTCTCGCCGGGGGCACCTCTTTTTGCAGACGGACCAGCCCATTTACAACCCTGGCCAGCGGG TTCGGTACCGGGTCTTTGCTCTGGATCAGAAGATGCGCCCGAGCACTGACACCATCACAGTCACGGTGGAG AACTCTCACGGCCTCCGCGTGCGGAAGAAGGAGGTGTACATGCCCTCGTCCATCTTCCAGGATGACTTTGTGATCCCAGACATCTCAGA GCCAGGGACCTGGAAGATCTCAGCCCGATTCTCAGATGGCCTGGAATCCAACAGCAGCACCCAGTTTGAGGTGAAGAAATATG TCCTTCCCAACTTTGAGGTGAAGATCACCCCTGGAAAGCCCTACATCCTGACGGTGCCAGGCCATCTTGATGAAATGCAGTTAGACATCCAGGCCAG GTACATCTATGGGAAGCCAGTGCAGGGGGTGGCATATGTGCGCTTTGGGCTCCTAGATGAGGATGGTAAGAAGACTTTCTTTCGGGGGCTGGAGAGTCAGACCAAG CTGGTGAATGGACAGAGCCACATTTCCCTCTCAAAGGCAGAGTTCCAGGACGCCCTGGAGAAGCTGAATATGGGCATTACTGACCTCCAGGGGCTGCGCCTCTACGTTGCTGCAGCCATCATTGAGTCTCCAG GTGGGGAGATGGAGGAGGCAGAGCTCACATCCTGGTATTTTGTGTCATCTCCCTTCTCCTTGGATCTTAGCAAGACCAAGCGACACCTTGTGCCTGGGGCCCCCTTCCTGCTGCAG GCCTTGGTCCGTGAGATGTCAGGCTCCCCAGCTTCTGGCATTCCTGTCAAAGTTTCTGCCACGGTGTCTTCTCCTGGATCTGTTCCTGAAGTCCAGGACATTCAGCAAAACACAGATGGGAGCGGCCAAGTCAGCATTTCCATCATTATGCCTCAGACCGTCTCAGAGCTGCAGCTCTCA GTATCTGCAGGCTCCCCCCATCCAGCAATAGCCAGGCTCACTGTGGCAGCCCCACCTTCAGGAGGCCCCGGGTTTCTGTCTATTGAGCGGCCGGATTCTCGACCTCCTCGTGTTGGGGACACTCTGAACCTGAACTTGCGAGCCGTGGGCAGTGGGGCCACCTTTTCTCATTACTACTACATG ATCCTATCCCGAGGGCAGATCGTGTTCATGAATCGAGAGCCCAAGAGGACCCTGACCTCGGTCTCGGTGTTTGTGGACCATCACCTGGCACCCTCCTTCTACTTTGTGGCCTTCTACTACCATGGAGACCACCCAGTGGCCAACTCCCTGCGAGTGGATGTCCAGGCTGGGGCCTGCGAGGGCAAG CTGGAGCTCAGCGTGGACGGTGCCAAGCAGTACCGGAACGGGGAGTCCGTGAAGCTCCACTTAGAAACCGACTCCCTAGCCCTGGTGGCGCTGGGAGCCTTGGACACAGCTCTGTATGCTGCAGGCAGCAAGTCCCACAAGCCCCTCAACATGGGCAAG GTCTTTGAAGCTATGAACAGCTATGACCTCGGCTGTGGTCCTGGGGGTGGGGACAGTGCCCTTCAGGTGTTCCAGGCAGCGGGCCTGGCCTTTTCTGATGGAGACCAGTGGACCTTATCCAGAAAGA GACTAAGCTGTCCCAAGGAGAAGACAACCCGGAAAAAGAGAAACGTGAACTTCCAAAAGGCGATTAATGAGAAAT TGGGTCAGTATGCTTCCCCAACAGCCAAGCGCTGCTGCCAGGATGGGGTGACACGTCTGCCCATGATGCGTTCCTGCGAGCAGCGGGCAGCCCGCGTGCAGCAGCCGGACTGCCGGGAGCCCTTCCTGTCCTGCTGCCAATTTGCTGAGAGTCTGCGCAAGAAGAGCAGGGACAAGGGCCAGGCGGGCCTCCAACGAG CCCTGGAGATCCTGCAGGAGGAGGACCTGATTGATGAGGATGACATTCCCGTGCGCAGCTTCTTCCCGGAGAACTGGCTCTGGAGAGTGGAAACAGTGGACCGCTTTCAAAT ATTGACACTGTGGCTCCCCGACTCCCTGACCACGTGGGAGATCCATGGCCTGAGCCTGTCCAAAACCAAAG GCCTATGTGTGGCCACCCCAGTCCAGCTCCGGGTGTTCCGCGAGTTCCACCTGCACCTCCGCCTGCCCATGTCTGTCCGCCGCTTTGAGCAGCTGGAGCTACGGCCTGTCCTCTATAACTACCTGGATAAAAACCTGACT gtgagCGTCCACGTGTCCCCAGTGGAGGGGCTGTGCCTGGCTGGGGGCGGAGGGCTGGCCCAGCAGGTGCTGGTGCCTGCGGGCTCTGCCCGGCCTGTTGCCTTCTCTGTGGTGCCCACGGCAGCCGCCGCTGTGTCTCTGAAGGTGGTGGCTCGAGGGTCCTTCGAATTCCCTGTGGGAGATGCGGTGTCCAAGGTTCTGCAGATTGAG AAGGAAGGGGCCATCCATACAGAGGAGCTGGTCTATGAACTCAACCCCTTGG ACCACCGAGGCCGGACCTTGGAAATACCTGGCAACTCTGATCCCAATATGATCCCTGATGGGGACTTTAACAGCTACGTCAGGGTTACAG CCTCAGATCCATTGGACACTTTAGGCTCTGAGGGGGCCTTGTCACCAGGAGGCGTGGCCTCCCTCTTGAGGCTTCCTCGAGGCTGTGGGGAGCAAACCATGATCTACTTGGCTCCGACACTGGCTGCTTCCCGCTACCTGGACAAGACAGAGCAGTGGAGCACACTGCCTCCCGAGACCAAGGACCACGCCGTGGATCTGATCCAGAAAG GCTACATGCGGATCCAGCAATTTCGGAAGGCGGATGGTTCCTATGCGGCTTGGTTGTCACGGGACAGCAGCACCTG gCTCACAGCCTTTGTGTTGAAGGTCCTGAGTTTGGCCCAGGAGCAGGTAGGAGGCTCACCTGAGAAACTGCAGGAGACATCTAACTGGCTTCTGTCCCAGCAGCAGGCTGACGGCTCGTTCCAGGACCTCTGTCCAGTGTTAGACAGGAGCATGCAG GGGGGTTTGGTGGGCAATGATGAGACTGTGGCACTCACAGCCTTTGTGACCATCGCCCTTCATCATGGGCTGGCCGTCTTCCAGGATGAGGGTGCAGAGCCATTGAAGCAGAGAGTG gaagcctccaTCTCAAAGGCAAACTCATTTTTGGGGGAGAAAGCAAGTGCTGGGCACCTGGGTGCCCACGCAGCCGCCATCACGGCCTATGCCCTGACACTGACCAAGGCCCCTGCGGACCTGCGGGGTGTTGCCCACAACAACCTCATGGCAATGGCCCAGGAGACTggag ATAACCTGTACTGGGGCTCAGTCACTGGTTCTCAGATCAATGCCGTGTCGCCCACCCCGGCTCCTCGCAACCCATCCGACCCCatgccccaggccccagccctgtGGATTGAAACCACAGCCTACGCCCTGCTGCACCTCCTGCTTCACGAGGGCAAAGCAGAGATGGCAGACCAGGCTGCGGCCTGGCTCACCCGTCAGGGCAGCTTCCAAGGGGGATTCCGCAGTACCCAA GACACGGTGATTGCCCTGGATGCCCTGTCTGCCTACTGGATTGCCTCCCACACCACTGAGGAGAGGGGTCTCAATGTGACTCTCAGCTCCACAGGCCGGAATGGGTTCAAGTCCCACGCGCTGCAGCTGAACAACCGCCAGATTCGCGGCCTGGAGGAGGAGCTGCAG TTTTCCTTGGGCAGCAAGATCAATGTGAAGGTGGGAGGAAACAGCAAAGGAACCCTGAAG GTCCTTCGTACCTACAATGTCCTGGACATGAAGAACACGACCTGCCAGGACCTACAGATAGAAGTGACAGTCAAAGGCCACGTCGAGTACACGA TGGAAGCAAACGAGGACTATGAGGACTATGAGTACGATGAGCTTCCAGCCAAGGATGACCCAGATGCCCCTCTGCAGCCCGTGACACCCCTGCAGCTGTTTGAGGGTCGGAGGAACCGCCGCAGGAGGGAGGCGCCCAAGGTGGTGGAGGAGCAGGAGTCCAGGGTGCACTACACCGTGTGCATCTG GCGGAACGGCAAGGTGGGGCTGTCTGGCATGGCCATCGCGGACGTCACCCTCCTGAGTGGATTCCACGCCCTGCGTGCTGACCTGGAGAAG CTGACCTCCCTCTCTGACCGTTACGTGAGTCACTTTGAGACCGAGGGGCCCCACGTCCTGCTGTATTTTGACTCG GTCCCCACCTCCCGGGAGTGCGTGGGCTTTGAGGCTGTGCAGGAAGTGCCGGTGGGGCTGGTGCAGCCGGCCAGCGCAACCCTGTACGACTACTACAACCCCG AGCGCAGATGTTCTGTGTTTTACGGGGCACCAAGTAAGAGCAGACTCTTGGCCACCTTGTGTTCTGCTGAAGTCTGCCAGTGTGCTGAGG GGAAGTGCCCTCGCCAGCGTCGCGCCCTGGAGCGGGGTCTGCAGGACGAGGATGGCTACAGGATGAAGTTTGCCTGCTACTACCCCCGTGTGGAGTACG GCTTCCAGGTTAAGGTTCTCCGAGAAGACAGCAGAGCTGCTTTCCGCCTCTTTGAGACCAAGATCACCCAAGTCCTGCACTTCA CCAAGGATGTCAAGGCCACTGCTAATCAGATGCGCAACTTCCTGGTTCGAGCCTCCTGCCGCCTTCGCTTGGAACCTGGGAAAGAATATTTGATCATGGGTCTGGATGGGGCCACCTATGACCTCGAGGGACA CCCCCAGTACCTGCTGGACTCGAATAGCTGGATCGAGGAGATGCCCTCTGAACGCCTGTGCCGGAGCACCCGCCAGCGGGCAGCCTGTGCCCAGCTCAACGACTTCCTCCAGGAGTATGGCACTCAGGGGTGCCAGGTGTGA
- the DXO gene encoding decapping and exoribonuclease protein encodes MDPRGTKRGAEKTEVAEPRNKLPRPAPSLPTDPALYSGPFPFYRRPSELGCFSLDAQRQYHGDARALRYYSPPPTNGPGPNFDLRDGYPDRYQPRDEEVQERLDHLLCWLLEHRGRLEGGPGWLAEAIVTWRGHLTKLLTTPYERQEGWQLAASRFQGTLYLSEVETPNARAQRLARPPLLRELMYMGYKFEQYMCADKPGSSPDPSGEVNTNVAFCSVLRSRLGSHPLLFSGEVDCTDPQAPSTQPPTCYVELKTSKEMHSPGQWRSFYRHKLLKWWAQSFLPGVPNVVVGFRNPDGFVSSLKTFPTMKMFEYVRNDRDGWNPSVCMNFCAAFLSFAQSTVVQDDPRLVHLFSWEPGGPVTVSVHRDAPYAFLPIWYVEAMTQDLPSPPKTPSPK; translated from the exons ATGGATCCCAGGGGGACCAAGAGAGGAGCTGAGAAGACAGAGGTAGCTGAGCCTCGGAACAAACTACCTCGTCCAGCACCTTCTCTGCCCACAGACCCTGCCCTCTACTCTGGGCCCTTTCCTTTCTACCGGCGCCCTTCGGAACTGGGCTGCTTCTCCCTGGATGCTCAACGCCAGTACCATGGAGATGCCCGAGCCCTGCGCTACTATAGCCCACCCCCCACTAACGGTCCAGGCCCCAACTTCGACCTCAGAGACGGATACCCGGATCGATACCAGCCCCGGGACGAGGAGGTCCAAGAAAGGCTGGACCACCTGCTGTGCTGGCTCCTGGAACACCGAGGCCGGTTGGAGGG GGGTCCAGGCTGGCTGGCAGAGGCCATAGTGACGTGGCGGGGGCACCTGACAAAACTGCTGACGACACCGTATGAGCGGCAGGAGGGCTGGCAGCTGGCAGCCTCCCGGTTCCAGGGAACACTATACCTGAGTGAAGTGGAGACACCGAACGCTCGGGCCCAGAGGCTTGCTCGGCCACCGCTCCTCCGGGAGCTTATGTACATGGGATACAAATTTGAGCAGTACATGTGTGCAG ACAAACCTGGAAGCTCCCCAGACCCCTCTGGGGAGGTTAACACCAACGTGGCCTTCTGCTCTGTGCTACGCAGCCGCCTGGGAAGCCACCCTCTGCTCTTCTCAGGGGAGGTAGACTGCACAGACCCCCAGGCCCCATCCACACAGCCCCCGACCTGCTATGTGGAGCTCAAGACCTCCAAGGAGATGCACAGCCCTGGCCAATGGAGGAGTTTCTACAG ACACAAGCTCCTGAAATGGTGGGCTCAGTCATTCCTCCCAGGGGTCCCGAATGTTGTTGTTGGCTTCCGTAACCCAGACGGTTTTGTCTCTTCCCTCAAGACCTTTCCTACCATGAAGATGTTTGAATATGTCAGG AATGACCGTGACGGCTGGAATCCCTCTGTGTGCATGAACTTCTGTGCCGCCTTCCTTAGCTTTGCCCAGAGCACCGTTGTCCAGGATGACCCCAG GCTCGTTCACCTCTTCTCTTGGGAGCCTGGCGGCCCAGTCACCGTGTCTGTACACCGAGATGCACCTTACGCCTTCCTGCCCATATGGTATGTGGAAGCTATGACTCAGGACCTCCCATCACCCCCCAAGACTCCCTCCCCCAAATAG
- the STK19 gene encoding inactive serine/threonine-protein kinase 19 isoform X1: MLVSASPPPLPALTGLRDDKLTPLSSSPGLGGTPGETVRHCSAPEDPIFRFSSLHSYPFPGTIKSWDMSRKRHHLIPETFGVKRRRKRGPVESDPLRGEPGSARAAVSELMQLFPRGLFEDALPPIVLRSQVYSLVPDRTVADRQLKELQEQGEIRIVQLGFDLDAHGIIFTEDYRTRVLKACDGRPYAGAVQKFLASVLPACGDLSFQQDQMTQTFGFRDSEITHLVNAGVLTVRDAGSWWLAVPGAGRFIKYFVKGRQAVLSMVRKAKYRELLLSELLGRRAPVVVRLGLTYHVHDLIGAQLVDCISTTSGTLLRLPET, encoded by the exons ATGCTGGTATCTGCGTCGCCACCGCCCCTCCCAGCACTGACGGGCCTGAGGGATGACAAGTTGACGCCCCTTTCGTCATCACCTGGTCTAGGAGGGACGCCCGGGGAGACCGTACGTCACTGCTCTGCGCCGGAAGACCCTATTTTCAGGTTCTCTTCCCTCCATTCCTACCCCTTCCCCGGTACCATAAAATCCTGGGATATGAGCCGGAAGAGGCATCACCTGATCCCGGAGACCTTTGGAGTTAAGAGGCGGCGGAAGCGAGGGCCTGTGGAGTCGGATCCTCTTCGGGGTGAGCCAG GGTCGGCGCGCGCGGCTGTCTCAGAACTCATGCAGCTGTTCCCGCGAGGCCTGTTTGAGGACGCGCTGCCGCCCATCGTGCTGAGGAGCCAGGTGTACAGCCTTGTGCCTGACAGGACCGTGGCCGACCGGCAGCTG AAGGAGCTTCAAGAGCAGGGGGAGATCAGAATCGTCCAGCTGGGCTTCGACTTGGATGcccatggaattatcttcactgaGGACTACAGGACCAGA GTCCTCAAGGCCTGTGATGGCCGACCGTATGCTGGGGCAGTGCAGAAATTTCTAGCTTCAGTACTTCCAGCCTGTGGGGACCTTAGTTTCCAGCAGGACCAAATGACACAGACCTTTGGCTTCAGGGACTCAGAAATCAC GCATCTGGTGAATGCTGGAGTCCTCACCGTCCGAGATGCTGGGAGCTGGTGGCTAGCTGTGCCTGGAGCTGGGAGATTCATCAAGTACTTTGTTAAAG GGCGCCAGGCTGTCCTTAGCATGGTCCGGAAGGCAAAGTACCGGGAGCTGCTCCTATCAGAGCTCCTGGGCCGGCGGGCGCCTGTCGTGGTGCGGCTTGGCCTCACCTACCATGTGCACGACCTCATTGGGGCCCAGCTAGTGGACTG CATCTCTACCACTTCAGGAACCCTCCTCCGCCTGCCAGAGACATGA